In Candidatus Caccoplasma merdavium, the sequence CGGGGGTCACGCACACGGGACACCCCGGTCCGTGTATGAGTGTGATTTGTGGGGGCAAGAGCTTTTCGATGCCATATCGGGCGATGGCGTGGGTCTGTCCGCCGCATATCTCCATGATGCGCCACGGGTGGCGGGTGATGCGGTGCAGGGCATCGACGATTCTATCAATGGCGTCGGTCGCTGGCTTCTCCATCATGATGACAGGTGTTGTGTGGAAAAAGTTTTTCAAAATCGTCCCAAGCAGCTTCGGCGTCGTCGCGGTTGACCACCGTGAGGGCGATGCCGGCATGAGCCAGGATATATTCTCCCGTCTGCACGTCGACCCAGTCGATGCAGATGGTACGCACGACGCCGCCGAAGTCGACCGTCGCCATGCGCGGTTTCTCCTTGTCGGCATTCTCAATGGCGACAACTTTTCCGGGAATGGCCAAACACATGATTCACAGTTTTTAATTCCAAGAACAATTTCCTGCGCGAATTGTTTTCTTCGGCATGGAATATCAGATACACGTCAGGGGCCTGGTGCAGGGTGTCGGGTTCCGTCCCTATGTCTGCCGGTTGGCTCGGGAGATGGGGTTGGCCGGTTCGGTCGATAACGATACCTCCGGAGTGTCGATTGTACTGCAAGCCGCACCCGAACAAGAATCTTCGTTCATGCAACGGCTCCTGGCCGAATTGCCCCCCGTGGCGCGTGTCGATGCGGTCGAGGTGCGGTCGTGCAGGGAGACTCGTCGTTTGGAACGCCCGTTTGCCATCACACCCAGCCGCGATACAAACGAGGGCGTCACGCACGTCAGCCCCGACATTGCCGTGTGCGACAAGTGTCTCGACGACATGCGCACGCAGCCGCACCGCATCGATTATCCTTTTATCAACTGCACCGCATGCGGGCCTCGTTTTTCTATCATCAGGGAGTTGCCTTATGACCGTTCGGCGACAACGATGTCCCCGTTTGCCTTGTGTCCCGACTGTTCCCGCGAATATCGCGATGAAAACGACCGCCGCTTTCATGCCGAGCCCGTGGCCTGCAACCGTTGCGGTCCCGGTTATTGCATGCGTTGCCCGTCGGGGTTGTGTGTCGATACCTATGCCGAGGTGCGTCGCCACCTGGCTTCGATACTCTTGCGTGGAGGGGTGGTCGCCCTGAAAGGCGTGGGGGGATATAACCTGATTGCCGATGCCTTTTCACCGGCAGCCGTGGCACGGCTGCGTGCTTTGAAGGAGCGGCCGCGAAAACCTTTTGCCGTGATGTTCCGTGATGTGGTTGCCGCGCGGCGCATTGTCGCACTCTCCCCCCAGGAAACGGCATTGCTCACGTCGTGGCGCCGTCCCATATTGCTGGCCCGGCAACGGGGCGCATTGTCGCCGGGCATCAATGAGGGATATTGTACCTTGGGGGTGCTCTTGCCTTTCCAACCCATTCACTATCATATTTTTGCCGATACCGGTTTGGAGGCGTTGGTCTTTACCAGCGGCAATCGCAAAGGTTTCCCCTTGTGCGCCGACGATGCGGAGGCTTGGCGGCAGTTGGGCGATGGGGTCGATGGCTTTGTCTCCTATAACCGAGCCATTTATAACCGGGTCGATGATTCGGTCGTTCAATATGTCGCCGGAGCTCCCCGGCTGCTTCGTCGGGCAAGGGGGTATGCTCCCGAACCCTTGTGCGTGGGGGATAATGTCGATGGTGTTTTTGCGGCCGGAGCTGAACGCACCAACCATTTTGCCATCGGGCGCGGACGCGATGTGATACTTTCGCCTTATATTGGGACGCTGCGCGATGCGGCTGTCGCGGCGCTCTATGACGATACGGTCGGACGTTATACGCATTTGTTCCGCTTTGAACCTCGTGTGGTCGTGTGCGACAGGCACCCCGATTATGTCTCGACCCGTTTTGCCGAGGCATACGCCTCCCGTCGGAACCTTCCCTTGATACGGGTGCAGCACCACCATGCCCATGCGGCGGCTGTCATGGCCGAGTATCGGCTCTTCGAACCCGTACTGGCGGTTTGTCTCGACGGAACGGGTGCCGGAGATGACGGTTGTGTGTGGGGCGGAGAGTTCCTATGGACCGACCGTGCCGAATACCGCCGCCTCTCGCATTTCCCATACCTCCCCATGCCCGGGGGCGATGCCGCCGCCCGTCAACCCTGGCGCATGGCGGTCGCTCTCCTGCATGCGTTTCGCAAGGGTGCACGATTTTATCCGCCCGGTTTTTGCCGTCGGGTGGGGGAGGCCAAGGTCTTAGGGGTCGAACGCATGTGCTTTTCGCAGGAACTCTCTCCATCGACCTCGGCGGCGGGGCGATTGTTCGATGCCGTGGCTTCCCTGTTGGGCATATGCGATGAGAACAGTTATGAGTCGGAGGCGGCCGTTCTTCTCGAACAGACGGCCTGCCGCGCGACCAATCGTACCCTGCGCTATCCGCTGAATCGCCAAACGCCTCTCGACCTGTCACCGCTTTTCTCGGCTCTGCTCGACGATGTGGCCGGCGGCCGTCCCGCGGCCGATGTGGCCTATGCCTTTCATGCGACGTTGGCCGACGTCGTTTTTGCCGAGACACTCCGTCTTTTCGACCGTTCCCTTTTTTGCGGGGTGGTGTTGTCGGGCGGCGTGTTTCAGAACAAAATCCTTTCGGAGTTGTTATGTAAAAGGTTTGCGGTGCAAGGCATACCTTTTTTCTTGCCCGAGAAAATGCCCGTTCACGACGGTGCGATAGCCGTGGGACAGGCGGTCGTGGCATCGGCCTGTCGGGGGGTGGATTGAAATTTTTTGAAATGATTTATGCACGAACTTTCTATTGCACTCAGTATTCTCGATTTGGTCGCATTGGAGGCCATCAAGCAGAAGGCGCACGAAGTAAAGGAAATCGAGCTCGAAGTGGGACATTGGGCGGGGGTCGATATTTCGGCGCTCTCTTTTTCGATGCGGGCGGCGCAACGCTATTCCCCGTTTGAGAAAGCGCGGGTGACCATTGTCGAGGTGCCTCCCGTGTCGCATTGCAAAGTGTGTGGTTGCCAGTTCGCCCCCACCCATCAGTTTTGTGGTTGCCCGCATTGCCATTCGGCTGAAACCGAACTTTTGCAGGGTCGGGAATTGCGCCTCAAATCAATCCTTGTCGAATAAAATTCTTTCTATCATGTGTGACCATTGTGGCTGTACGCCCTCAGACTCTCTTCATCATCATCTCCACCGGGAGGGAATCCCCCATGACCATCAGCACCGATTGACGGTCGAGAAAGACATTCTCTCCCTCAACGACCGACAGGCCGAGGAGAATCGGCAATATTTTTCCCGTTGTGAAATCTGTGCCGTGAATATCGTCAGTTCGCCCGGAGCCGGGAAAACGTCGCTTCTCGAACAGACCCTCTTGCCGCTCCTGCGGAAATTTCCCGTGGCGGTCATCGAAGGTGACCAGCATACCGACAACGATGCGCGCCGCATTGCGGCAACCGGAGCCATTTGCCGGCAAATCAATACCGCACAAGGGTGCCATCTCGATGCCGCCATGGTGCACGACGCACTCCTGACGCTCGACTTGCCGACACGTTCGTTGCTCTTCATCGAGAATGTCGGCAATTTGGTCTGTCCGGCCATGTTCGATTTGGGCGAGACCTGGCGCGTGGTTGTCATAAGCGTCACCGAGGGTGACGACAAGCCCTTGAAGTATCCGTATATATTCGAGAGCGCCCGGTTGTGCGTCATTCACAAAGTCGACCTGTTGCCCTATTTGAGTTGCGACATCGGGACGTTGAGAAGGAATCTTTTGCAAGTCAATCCCTCCTTGCGCATTTTCGAAATTTCTTCGCACACCGGCGAAGGTCTGTTGTCTTGGCGGCGTTTTTGGGAAGAGCAGGTCGCCGCCTTGCCTCATGCATTGTGATAATCTGTTGCCTATGAATATCGCGATAGCCACCGACGAGGTGCGGCAATTTTTCGATGCCCAAAGCCGCTCATGGGATTCCCGCACCCCGCGAAATCCTGATGTGTTGCGCAGCTTGTTGGCCTGGTTGCCCATGCAGCCGGGCGATTCGGTGCTCGATGTGGGTACCGGGACGGGCGTGCTGTTGCCCTATATCCGGGAACGCAATCCCCAAGGGGTCATCGATGCCGTGGACCTTTCGCCCGGCATGCTGGCCGTGGCGAAACAGAAGTACGGTACCGACCCGTTTTTGCATTTTATTCCGGCCGACGTCACCCGCGAGTCGCTGTCACGCCGTTATCATGCCATTCTACTCTATTCGGTATTTCCCCATTTGGCGCGGCGCGACGAGACGGTGGCACGTTTGGTCTCCCGCAACCTCATGCCCGGGGGCTTCTTGCTGATAGCCCATACCGAAGGGCGCAAGTGGCTCAATGAGATGCACCGCAACCAGCTGTCCCCGTCGATGCGGCGCGATTTGTTCCCGGTGTCGGTGCAGGCACAGCGTTTCCGCCGCATGGGATTGGAGGTCGTCCATGCCGCGGAGTCGGACGTCACCTATTTTATATTGCTCACGCGCTGAGCGCGCCACAGGTTGTTTTTGAGAGGTATCATGAAATAAAAGCAGCGCCCGGTGAGGGACGCTGCTTTTATGGGTCAGACGGGTGTGCCCGTTCAATTCTTTTCGATGGAGTAGTCTTTGATGCCCAAGGCTTCATAGGCTTTTTTCAGTTCCTCTTCGTTGTCGCTGATGACGAGAAGTTTGTCGCCCGGTTTCAGAACCGTGTTGCCTTTGGGCACGAAGAAATTGGTATCGCGTTTCACCATGACGGCCAAGGTGTTGTCGGGGAGGGTCATGTCCATTAGGCGGTTGCCTTTTGACAAAGTCTGTTCGTTGATTTCGATTTCCGACATCGACGATTTGATTTCGTCGGGAAGTTGCACGTCAAACTCTTTCTTGTCACGCCCCGGAGCAATGAGACCCAACCATTTGGCCATGGTCCCGACGGTAGTGCCCTGTATCAGCAGGGAGATGAGGGTGATGAAGAACACGATGTTGAAGATGAGGTTGGCATTCTCGATGCCGGCAATCATGGGATAGGTGGCAAAGATGATGGGCACGGCACCACGCAATCCCACCCATGAGATGTAGAGCCGGGCTCGTGTCGAGAAGTTCTTGAACGGCAACAGGCAGAGGAATACGGTGATGGGACGGGCCAAAACAATCATGAAGATGCCGATGGCGAGACCTATGCCTATGATGGGGGGTAATTGGCTGGGAGTCACCAGTAAGCCGAGCGTGAGGAACATGACGATCTGGAAGAGCCAGGTAAGGCCGTCGAAGAAAGTTTCCATGCTGCGTTTGTGCACGACTTTGGAGTTGCCGATAACCAGTCCGGCCAGATAC encodes:
- a CDS encoding HypC/HybG/HupF family hydrogenase formation chaperone → MCLAIPGKVVAIENADKEKPRMATVDFGGVVRTICIDWVDVQTGEYILAHAGIALTVVNRDDAEAAWDDFEKLFPHNTCHHDGEASDRRH
- the hypF gene encoding carbamoyltransferase HypF, which codes for MEYQIHVRGLVQGVGFRPYVCRLAREMGLAGSVDNDTSGVSIVLQAAPEQESSFMQRLLAELPPVARVDAVEVRSCRETRRLERPFAITPSRDTNEGVTHVSPDIAVCDKCLDDMRTQPHRIDYPFINCTACGPRFSIIRELPYDRSATTMSPFALCPDCSREYRDENDRRFHAEPVACNRCGPGYCMRCPSGLCVDTYAEVRRHLASILLRGGVVALKGVGGYNLIADAFSPAAVARLRALKERPRKPFAVMFRDVVAARRIVALSPQETALLTSWRRPILLARQRGALSPGINEGYCTLGVLLPFQPIHYHIFADTGLEALVFTSGNRKGFPLCADDAEAWRQLGDGVDGFVSYNRAIYNRVDDSVVQYVAGAPRLLRRARGYAPEPLCVGDNVDGVFAAGAERTNHFAIGRGRDVILSPYIGTLRDAAVAALYDDTVGRYTHLFRFEPRVVVCDRHPDYVSTRFAEAYASRRNLPLIRVQHHHAHAAAVMAEYRLFEPVLAVCLDGTGAGDDGCVWGGEFLWTDRAEYRRLSHFPYLPMPGGDAAARQPWRMAVALLHAFRKGARFYPPGFCRRVGEAKVLGVERMCFSQELSPSTSAAGRLFDAVASLLGICDENSYESEAAVLLEQTACRATNRTLRYPLNRQTPLDLSPLFSALLDDVAGGRPAADVAYAFHATLADVVFAETLRLFDRSLFCGVVLSGGVFQNKILSELLCKRFAVQGIPFFLPEKMPVHDGAIAVGQAVVASACRGVD
- a CDS encoding hydrogenase maturation nickel metallochaperone HypA: MHELSIALSILDLVALEAIKQKAHEVKEIELEVGHWAGVDISALSFSMRAAQRYSPFEKARVTIVEVPPVSHCKVCGCQFAPTHQFCGCPHCHSAETELLQGRELRLKSILVE
- the hypB gene encoding hydrogenase nickel incorporation protein HypB, encoding MCDHCGCTPSDSLHHHLHREGIPHDHQHRLTVEKDILSLNDRQAEENRQYFSRCEICAVNIVSSPGAGKTSLLEQTLLPLLRKFPVAVIEGDQHTDNDARRIAATGAICRQINTAQGCHLDAAMVHDALLTLDLPTRSLLFIENVGNLVCPAMFDLGETWRVVVISVTEGDDKPLKYPYIFESARLCVIHKVDLLPYLSCDIGTLRRNLLQVNPSLRIFEISSHTGEGLLSWRRFWEEQVAALPHAL
- a CDS encoding class I SAM-dependent methyltransferase, with the protein product MNIAIATDEVRQFFDAQSRSWDSRTPRNPDVLRSLLAWLPMQPGDSVLDVGTGTGVLLPYIRERNPQGVIDAVDLSPGMLAVAKQKYGTDPFLHFIPADVTRESLSRRYHAILLYSVFPHLARRDETVARLVSRNLMPGGFLLIAHTEGRKWLNEMHRNQLSPSMRRDLFPVSVQAQRFRRMGLEVVHAAESDVTYFILLTR